Proteins encoded in a region of the Zea mays cultivar B73 chromosome 2, Zm-B73-REFERENCE-NAM-5.0, whole genome shotgun sequence genome:
- the LOC100193449 gene encoding vacuolar protein sorting 26, giving the protein MNYIIGAFKPPCDIFVTFADERTRKQVQIKKDNGKTVMVPAFQTLETIAGEVSIAPVPGKRLEHTGVKIELLGQIELYFDRGNFYDFTSIVRELDVPGEIYERKTYPFEFSTVEMPYESYNGTNVRLRYILKVTIGRNYVGSIVESRDFCVRNYSLVPTINNSIKMEVGIEDCLHIEFEYSKSKYHLKDVIIGKIYFLLVRIKIKNMELEIRRRESTGSGPNTYVETETLAKFELMDGAPVRGESIPVRLFLTPYELTPTHRNINNKFSVKYYLNLVIVDEEDRRYFKQHEITMYRLLETPQSS; this is encoded by the exons ATG AATTACATCATCGGCGCATTCAAGCCGCCCTGCGACATCTTCGTCACATTCGCCGATGAGAGAACCCGGAAGCAG GTCCAGATCAAGAAGGACAACGGGAAGACTGTCATGGTGCCGGCCTTCCAGACCCTTGAGACCATAGCCGGAGAG GTGTCGATCGCTCCAGTCCCAGGTAAAAGGCTTGAACACACGGGTGTGAAGATTGAGCTGCTGGGTCAGATAG AGCTGTATTTTGACAGAGGCAACTTCTACGACTTCACTTCAATAG TGCGTGAATTAGATGTCCCTGGTGAAATATATGAAAGAAAGACTTATCCATTTGAGTTTTCTACTGTTGAAATGCCATATGAGTCATATAATGGGACAAATGTCAGATTGAG GTACATACTGAAAGTAACAATTGGCAGAAATTATGTTGGCAGCATTGTGGAATCGCGGGACTTCTGT GTAAGAAACTACTCTCTAGTTCCCACAATCAACAACAGCATCAAG ATGGAAGTTGGCATTGAAGATTGCTTGCATATTGAATTTGAGTACAGCAAAAGCAA GTATCATCTCAAAGATGTCATCATAGGAAAGATATATTTTCTTCTGGTCAGAATAAAGATAAAGAACATGGAGCTTGAGATTCGTCGGCGTGAATCTACAGGGTCTGGTCCTAACACATACGTTGAGACTGAGACACTAGCGAAATTTGAGCTTATGGATGGCGCCCCAGTTAGAG GAGAATCGATTCCGGTGAGACTATTCTTGACGCCATATGAGCTTACCCCAACTCATCGCAACATAAACAACAAGTTTAGTGTCAAGTACTACCTAAACCTAGTCATTGTTGATGAGGAAGACCGGAGGTATTTCAAGCAACATGAGATCACAATGTATCGCCTTCTAGAAACCCCACAATCTTCATAG